The Neurospora crassa OR74A linkage group I, whole genome shotgun sequence genome segment cttcacttCCATACGTGTAGTGGGCTCGAAGCTCATGCGGCATAGGGCACAAGCTCTCACCAACGGGCCCTTCATCGCCTACCTACCGCTAGAAGGACGATACCGCTCAGGCACATTTTCTCCCGCCCTTCGGCGCTACAACATGAGCAACGACATGATGCAAGGCATAACATCCACAAAGTGTTCTAACTGAGGGCAGCCGGGCGCCCAACAAGATTACGCCAGGCGACGGGCGCTTGTCAAGCTGCAGCTGGAGTCCATGGgtggtacatacctctactggtGCACCCTAGGGCCAGGCATGTCACCGTGTCACTGGGCTGGCGCCGTGCATCCACTGCGATGGAATACCCGACAGTggatgtacactacactagcgAATGGGTCCGCCCGGGCCACCTGACAGATAAGATAAGAGCGCCCGGGCGGCTTCAGTGGGGACCGGGAAATTTTTATTATGGATGACCGTGGAAAAAAAATTTGGTGTCGATTTCCATTCCCCCAATTACCACAAATCTGCAGTCCCGCGGTACCCTCGACGGAATGATCTTGCGGCAAGCCTCCGGTCCATCAACTGTCTTGTATAGACAGAGGCTGCAGCAATGGAGTCATCATCGAGAATTTTTGTGAAGAACCTGCCGCCTACCATCACCGAAGCCGAGTTTCGCAAGCATTTCTCGGCTGAGGGTCGCCAAGTTACCGATGTTAAACTTATCCCAGCCCGCCATATTGGCTTCGTCGGCTACAAGTCAGCGGAAGATGCCGCCCGGGCGGTCAAATACTTCAACCGTTCCTTCATCCGCATGTCCAGGATTTCAGTCGACATAGCAAAACCGGTATGCTCCAGCCTGTCTTACGCTACTGGCCAATACCAAACCTGATGCTAACAGCAACCGTCAGATTGCGGACTCAAAACCCCAGCACAAATCACCTTCAAAGGGTTCTTCGAAAGATGCCGACCCCAAGAATGCGCCCAAGGTTTTGCCTCCCAACACCAAGGTAACTGCCGCCGCGGTACCTAAAGTGGAGGCCGCCCCAGATGCCCCGAAGAGGAAACTGGATGTTTTGGACGAGGCCGATCCGAAACTCCAGGAGTACCTCGATGTCATGGGGGCTCACCCATCCAAGAAGATGCGCAATGCCGAGGGCCTTCCCACCACCGTCGACGAAGTCCTGGCACCAGCTGTGCCTGCCGGCTTGGAGGATGGTGAAAGTGATGATGAATACGAGGATATCCCCTCTCGTACTCATAATCAGTCACACACTGCCGATCAGGAGATGGTCGACGCCCCTCTTGCAGCAAGCGCTGAACCGTCTGAGTCAGCCCCACCAGTGTCTCTCGATGCTACTGATGATGACTGGCTTCGCTCGAGGACAAACCGTCTTCTTGACTTGGTCGACCCAGAGGATGCCGCTTTCGCTCTTCGTCCGGCTGCGTCTGGTTCTGCAGCTGTTTCTGTGCCATCCACGTCCGTTGAGAACACGGCGTCGGCAAAGCCAGAGGAACATCCTGCCGAGGACTCCAGAGAAATGGCAGCGACCTCGACGCATGACCCCGAGTCGGCTATAAGCCTGATTGAAAAGACATCACGGCTTTTCTTAAGGAACCTCAGTTACACCGTCACCGAGGATGATGTCAGAGAGCATTTTGCCAAATTTGGCATTTTGGTAGAGGTACGCTGCAacatttcctttcctctttcctttcgCCCTCTTTATGATGAACCCCTGATAGGGACATCTTATGCCAAACGCAAATGATGTGAATTTGGGCTCGGTATTTTAGTAGATGCTTCGAGTTTCTGATCATAGGGTCGATCGTTATCAAACTGTTTTGGATCATAGTCAATTTGAATTCCTGCTGACTCTACGTCAGGTGCATGTCCCACTAGATAGCAAGGGGCATAGCAAGGGCTTTGCTATGATTCGCTACGAAAAGCCGGCGTCTGCACTTGCTGCATTCCAGACAGACGGTACTGTCTTTCAAGGTCGAATCGTCCACATCCTGCCCGCCGCTGCCAAGAGGGAGAACAAGCTGGACGAATTCGCTCTCTCGAAGCTGCCTTTGAAGAAGCAACAGCtgttgaggaagaaggctgAGGCTGCTTCTAGCACCTTCAACTGGAACTCCCTCTTCATGAGCCAAGATGCTGTGAACACGGCAATGGCAGAACGTCTAGGCGTGTCAAAGGCTGAGCTTCTGGATCCTACGGACGCGTCAGCTGCTGTCAAGCAGGCTGTTGCTGAGACCACGGTCATCCAAGAAGCAAAACAATACTTCGCCGCCAACGGTGTGAATATTGAGGCCTTCAAGACACAACAGCGGGGTgacaccaccatcctcgtTAAGAACATCAAGAACACCACAATTGAGGAGTTGCGGACTCTTTTCGAAGAGCATGGTACAGTTCTCAGAGTCCTCATGCCACCCAGCGGCACCATTGCCATCGTCCAATTCGCACAGCCTGTCCAGTGCAGGACAGCTTTTGCCAGGAAGGCATATTCCCGTTTCAAGGATTCCGTCTTGTTCCTCGAGAAGGGACCGAAGGGTCTCTTTACCGATAATGTGGCTGTACCCACTGATGCTCGTCCTGCCGGTGTGCAGAAGCCGTCTGTGGCTGATTTGCTGGAACGAGACGATGCTGAGGAACAATTAGAGACTTCTTCATTGTTTGTTCGCAATCTCAACTTCTCCACCACTTCTCAGGGCCTGACCGACGCCTTCAAACACTTGGACGGGTTTGTCCAGGCGAAGGTCAAGACGAAAACAGACCCCAAGAAGCCAGGCCAAGTGCTCAGCATGGGCTTTGGTTTCGTGGCTTTCCGAACCAAGGACCAGGCACAGGCTGCGCTCAAAGTCATGGACGGCCAGGTTCTTGATGCCCACAAAATTAGCG includes the following:
- a CDS encoding multiple RNA-binding domain-containing protein 1, with protein sequence MESSSRIFVKNLPPTITEAEFRKHFSAEGRQVTDVKLIPARHIGFVGYKSAEDAARAVKYFNRSFIRMSRISVDIAKPIADSKPQHKSPSKGSSKDADPKNAPKVLPPNTKVTAAAVPKVEAAPDAPKRKLDVLDEADPKLQEYLDVMGAHPSKKMRNAEGLPTTVDEVLAPAVPAGLEDGESDDEYEDIPSRTHNQSHTADQEMVDAPLAASAEPSESAPPVSLDATDDDWLRSRTNRLLDLVDPEDAAFALRPAASGSAAVSVPSTSVENTASAKPEEHPAEDSREMAATSTHDPESAISLIEKTSRLFLRNLSYTVTEDDVREHFAKFGILVEVHVPLDSKGHSKGFAMIRYEKPASALAAFQTDGTVFQGRIVHILPAAAKRENKLDEFALSKLPLKKQQLLRKKAEAASSTFNWNSLFMSQDAVNTAMAERLGVSKAELLDPTDASAAVKQAVAETTVIQEAKQYFAANGVNIEAFKTQQRGDTTILVKNIKNTTIEELRTLFEEHGTVLRVLMPPSGTIAIVQFAQPVQCRTAFARKAYSRFKDSVLFLEKGPKGLFTDNVAVPTDARPAGVQKPSVADLLERDDAEEQLETSSLFVRNLNFSTTSQGLTDAFKHLDGFVQAKVKTKTDPKKPGQVLSMGFGFVAFRTKDQAQAALKVMDGQVLDAHKISVKASHRGLDAAEERRREDMAKKAANQGTKLVVKNLPFEVTKKEVRTLFSAYGKLVALRIPKKFNQSSRGFAFAEFSTAKEALNAFNSLKDTHILGRRLVIDFAQAEDIDPEDQIAAMEKKTRAQVNKVALQQLTGTGRAKVTIGDNDEDEV